One genomic region from Nonomuraea helvata encodes:
- a CDS encoding TetR/AcrR family transcriptional regulator, whose translation MPHDSRTPMPPARPRRADARRNYDRILAAATAAVAEQGADASLEEIARRAGVGSATLHRHFPSRQRLLEAVFRDKVEALCATARDLAIGPEPGQALVTWLRAVARHASSNRGLAASLIQGAQDGDPGLGDTCHDLIVNAGQELLGRACQAGAVRPDISIVELLKLVNAISLATEHEPDAADQADRLLDLAVNGVRPA comes from the coding sequence ATGCCGCACGACAGCCGTACGCCGATGCCGCCCGCACGGCCCAGGCGCGCGGACGCCCGCCGCAACTACGACCGGATCCTCGCCGCCGCCACCGCAGCCGTCGCCGAGCAGGGGGCGGACGCGTCCCTGGAGGAGATCGCCCGGCGCGCCGGCGTCGGCTCGGCCACCTTGCACCGGCACTTCCCGTCCCGGCAGAGGCTGCTGGAGGCGGTCTTCCGCGACAAGGTCGAAGCCCTGTGCGCCACCGCCCGCGACCTGGCGATCGGCCCCGAGCCAGGTCAAGCCCTGGTCACCTGGCTCAGGGCCGTTGCGCGGCACGCCTCGTCCAACCGGGGCCTGGCCGCTTCGCTGATCCAGGGCGCCCAGGACGGCGACCCCGGCCTGGGCGACACGTGTCACGACCTGATCGTGAACGCCGGGCAGGAACTGCTGGGTCGTGCCTGCCAGGCGGGCGCCGTACGCCCCGACATCTCGATCGTCGAGCTGCTCAAGCTCGTCAACGCCATCTCCCTGGCCACCGAGCACGAACCCGACGCCGCCGATCAAGCCGACCGGCTGCTCGACCTCGCCGTCAACGGCGTGCGCCCCGCATAG
- a CDS encoding winged helix DNA-binding domain-containing protein gives MTVLNTRALNRATLARQLLLDRADVPVLDAVAHLCGLQAQEPQEPFVGLWSRLRAFDPAVLSDLLIRRGVVRTHLMRRTVHLLAADDALAWRARHDAMLRQRVLGTYRRELAGTDLDELAAAGRAVMADDEPRSMTELARALAERWPTPGPRALGEMLIAALVPMAQLPPRGLWRTRAGVRNVLLSSWLGREIDPPSQDGSDPVGETLVRRYLAAFGPAATADVRAWCGLAGLPAAVAAVREELITFRDERGRELLDLPDAPRPDPDTPAPVRFLPAFDNALLGYHDRRRIIDDAHRGLSVAGARVVLVDGRVAATWSVEAGTVSVSPLRPFSRDDRATVAEEGRALASFLSDNDSHRVQIAASPQ, from the coding sequence ATGACCGTTCTCAATACCCGGGCGCTCAACCGCGCGACGCTCGCCCGGCAGCTGCTGCTCGATCGCGCCGACGTGCCGGTCCTCGACGCCGTCGCGCACCTGTGCGGCCTGCAGGCGCAGGAACCGCAGGAACCGTTCGTCGGGCTCTGGTCGCGGCTGCGCGCGTTCGACCCGGCGGTGCTCTCGGACCTGCTGATCCGGCGGGGCGTGGTGCGCACCCACCTCATGCGCCGCACCGTCCACCTCCTCGCCGCCGACGACGCCCTCGCCTGGCGGGCCCGCCATGACGCCATGCTGCGCCAGCGCGTACTCGGGACCTATCGCCGCGAGCTCGCCGGGACAGATCTCGACGAGCTCGCCGCAGCGGGCCGGGCGGTGATGGCCGATGACGAGCCGCGCTCGATGACCGAGCTTGCGCGGGCGCTTGCCGAGCGCTGGCCGACGCCGGGACCGCGGGCGCTGGGGGAGATGCTGATCGCCGCCCTCGTCCCAATGGCGCAGCTGCCTCCGCGCGGGCTCTGGCGCACCAGGGCGGGAGTGCGCAACGTCCTGCTCTCCTCCTGGCTGGGCCGCGAGATCGACCCCCCGTCCCAGGACGGCTCCGATCCGGTCGGTGAAACGCTGGTACGGCGCTATCTGGCAGCATTCGGCCCTGCCGCCACGGCCGACGTGCGCGCCTGGTGCGGCCTCGCCGGACTGCCGGCCGCGGTCGCCGCGGTACGCGAGGAGCTGATCACCTTTCGGGACGAGCGTGGCCGGGAACTGCTGGACCTCCCCGACGCCCCGCGCCCCGACCCTGACACACCCGCCCCGGTGCGGTTCCTGCCGGCGTTCGACAACGCGCTCCTCGGTTACCACGACCGCCGCCGGATCATCGACGACGCCCACCGCGGCCTGTCCGTCGCCGGAGCTCGCGTCGTCCTGGTCGACGGCCGGGTCGCCGCGACCTGGAGCGTCGAGGCCGGCACCGTGAGCGTCAGCCCGCTGCGCCCCTTCTCCCGGGACGACCGCGCCACCGTGGCCGAGGAGGGGCGGGCGCTGGCGTCGTTCCTCTCCGACAACGACAGTCACCGCGTACAGATCGCCGCGTCTCCCCAGTGA
- a CDS encoding helicase HerA-like domain-containing protein, which yields MKGYDVEGPALELGALVREDGTADPSEQIRIALSTLNRHGLVAGATGTGKTKTLQLMAEQLAAQGVPVFLADIKGDLSGLASPGTASDRVTRRAAEVGQAWQPTACPVEFLSLGGLGAGVPIRATMTAFGPTLLAKVLGLNETQESSLGLIFYFADKNGMPLLDLKDLIAVIRYLTATPEALSGIGGLSAATAGVILRTLTNFEAQGAEAFFGEPEFDVRDLLRVTPDGHGMISILELPAVQDRPQLFSTFLMWLLADLFHVLPEVGDVDKPKLVFFFDEAHLLFDDASKAFLQSITQTVRLIRSKGVGVFFVTQTPKDVPGDVLAQLGARVQHALRAFTPQDAKALKATVSTFPESAYDLERLLTELGTGEAVVTVLSETGAPTPVAWTRLRAPQTLMAPSSPDVIQSVIGASPLQQKYGTAVDRESAYEILSTKLSDQQRPETPAAPAPEAPREPDRPRERKPEPKQSVLESVLESKEFRSMARSAASALGREITRSIFGTARRGRR from the coding sequence ATGAAGGGGTACGACGTCGAGGGGCCGGCGCTCGAACTCGGGGCCCTGGTGCGTGAGGACGGCACCGCCGACCCCTCCGAACAGATCCGGATCGCCCTGAGCACGCTGAACCGGCACGGACTGGTGGCGGGTGCCACCGGAACGGGCAAGACGAAGACCCTCCAGCTCATGGCGGAGCAGCTCGCGGCCCAGGGCGTGCCGGTGTTCCTCGCCGACATCAAGGGCGACCTGTCGGGGCTGGCCTCGCCGGGCACGGCCTCCGATCGCGTCACCCGGCGGGCCGCCGAGGTCGGCCAGGCCTGGCAGCCCACGGCCTGTCCGGTGGAGTTCCTCTCCCTGGGCGGCCTGGGGGCCGGGGTTCCGATCCGCGCCACCATGACGGCCTTCGGGCCGACCCTGCTCGCCAAGGTCCTCGGGCTCAACGAGACGCAGGAGTCGTCGCTCGGACTGATCTTCTACTTCGCCGACAAGAACGGAATGCCGCTGCTGGACCTCAAGGACCTGATCGCGGTCATCCGGTATCTGACCGCCACGCCTGAGGCGCTGAGCGGCATCGGCGGTCTGTCGGCGGCGACGGCGGGGGTCATCCTCCGGACGTTGACCAACTTCGAGGCGCAGGGGGCGGAGGCGTTCTTCGGCGAGCCGGAGTTCGACGTGCGCGACCTGCTCCGGGTGACCCCGGACGGCCACGGGATGATCTCCATCCTCGAGCTGCCCGCCGTGCAGGACCGGCCGCAGCTCTTCTCCACCTTCCTGATGTGGCTGCTCGCCGATCTCTTCCACGTGCTGCCCGAGGTGGGGGATGTCGACAAGCCGAAGCTCGTGTTCTTCTTCGACGAGGCGCACCTGCTGTTCGACGACGCGTCCAAGGCGTTCCTGCAGTCGATCACCCAGACCGTGCGGCTGATCCGGTCGAAGGGGGTGGGAGTGTTCTTCGTCACCCAGACGCCGAAGGACGTGCCGGGCGACGTGCTGGCCCAGCTCGGCGCGCGCGTGCAGCACGCCCTGCGCGCCTTCACCCCCCAGGACGCCAAGGCGCTCAAGGCCACCGTGTCGACCTTCCCCGAGTCCGCGTACGACCTGGAACGGCTGCTGACCGAACTCGGCACCGGCGAGGCCGTCGTCACGGTCCTGTCGGAGACGGGCGCGCCGACCCCGGTGGCCTGGACCCGCCTGCGCGCCCCTCAGACGCTCATGGCGCCGTCGAGCCCGGACGTGATCCAGAGCGTCATCGGCGCCTCGCCGCTTCAGCAGAAGTACGGCACGGCGGTCGACCGCGAGTCGGCGTACGAGATCCTGTCCACGAAACTGTCCGACCAGCAGCGCCCCGAGACCCCCGCCGCCCCCGCTCCGGAAGCGCCGCGCGAGCCGGACAGGCCCAGGGAGCGGAAGCCCGAGCCCAAGCAGTCCGTGCTGGAGAGCGTGCTGGAGTCCAAGGAGTTCCGCTCGATGGCGCGGTCGGCGGCATCCGCTCTCGGCCGGGAGATCACCAGATCCATCTTCGGCACCGCCCGCCGCGGGCGACGCTGA
- a CDS encoding NmrA family NAD(P)-binding protein, with product MNTTEDKTIVVVGATGLQGRAVTEQLLAAGRPVRAVTRDPGTTRARALARAGAQLVQAEMDDVASLIAVAEGAYGMFSVQPTVGSPGTPAGFSAEDEVRWGCNVADAAHAAKMRHLVYASVAGAGRHNTEKLPQNVVSKWRIEQHITRLGLPATFLRPVSFMENYTGAYHLHDGAVATAFAADVPQQIMAVDDVGHFAALAFARPQEWIGRAVDLAGDELTPVQIAAAISDAVGRQLPYVRIPLEVIAEAGEEFAFAYSWLNGPGWRADVSFTRALHPGLMDLRTWLARSGAARIIDFLAAQDTAGQAR from the coding sequence GTGAACACCACGGAAGACAAGACCATCGTCGTTGTGGGGGCGACCGGCCTGCAGGGCCGTGCCGTGACCGAGCAGCTGCTCGCAGCCGGCCGGCCGGTGCGGGCGGTGACCCGCGATCCGGGCACCACCCGGGCCCGGGCCCTGGCGCGGGCCGGAGCGCAGCTCGTGCAGGCCGAGATGGACGACGTCGCCTCGCTGATCGCCGTGGCCGAAGGCGCCTACGGCATGTTCAGCGTCCAGCCCACCGTCGGCTCACCGGGCACCCCGGCGGGCTTCTCCGCCGAGGATGAGGTCCGCTGGGGGTGCAACGTCGCCGACGCGGCCCATGCCGCGAAGATGCGGCACCTGGTCTACGCCTCGGTCGCCGGCGCGGGGCGCCACAACACCGAGAAGCTGCCGCAGAACGTGGTCAGCAAGTGGCGGATCGAACAGCACATCACCCGGCTGGGCCTGCCCGCGACGTTCCTGCGGCCGGTCTCCTTCATGGAGAACTACACCGGCGCCTACCACCTGCACGACGGCGCCGTGGCCACCGCGTTCGCCGCCGACGTGCCACAGCAGATCATGGCCGTCGACGACGTCGGCCACTTCGCCGCCCTGGCCTTCGCCCGGCCGCAGGAGTGGATCGGCCGCGCGGTGGACCTGGCCGGGGACGAGCTGACCCCCGTACAGATCGCCGCCGCCATCTCCGACGCCGTCGGGCGGCAGCTGCCGTACGTCCGGATCCCGCTCGAGGTGATCGCCGAGGCCGGCGAGGAGTTCGCCTTCGCCTACAGCTGGCTCAACGGGCCCGGCTGGCGGGCCGACGTCTCCTTCACCCGCGCGCTGCATCCCGGACTGATGGACCTGCGCACCTGGTTGGCCCGCTCCGGCGCGGCCCGGATCATCGACTTCCTGGCCGCTCAGGACACCGCCGGGCAGGCCCGATGA